The DNA segment ATGTAGAGGGTTTTCGGGTCGATCAGCTCGTCGCGTACATGAACCATCAGCACTTCACCGAGGATGATTTCCCGCGACTGGCCGATGGACAGGCCCATCATCCGCCGGCACTCCAGGGCCACCGGTGCCTCGGCAATGTACGGGCAGCCGACACGGCTGCCGGGCAGGGCGGTGAGTCCGGCGGCGAGCAGTTCATCGAAGCCGGGTTCGAAGGGCACGGCGCAGACGTTCATGGCTTCCACCAGGGCATCGGAGACGATGTTCACGGTGAATTCCTGGTTCAGCAGGATGTTGCGCGTGGTGTCCTTGGGACTGAGGTCGGCGTGATTCTCCACGCCTAGGGCGAGAATCGGCGGGTCGGCGGACAGCGCGTTGAAGAAACTGAAGGGCGCGGCATTGGCGCGGCCTTCGCCGTCCACCGTGGTGACCAGGGCGATGGGCCGGGGCACCACGCTGCCGATGAGGATCTTGTACTTCTCGCGGGGGCTCAGTTGAGCGAAGTCGAAGCTCAGCATGGGGTGATCTCTGGTTATTGGTCGGGCTGGCTGGCGAGGGTGCAAAGCGGGCGTTCCACACTCCAAGCGTCGGCGAAGGGGATTGCCGGCTGGAACAGGCCGCGCCAGTCGGGCTGGCCGAAGGCACGGTCGGCGTGGCTCTGCATCAGTTTGTGGAACTGGCGCTGGGCCTGGTGTTGCAGGTCGCGGTAATCGACGCCGTTGACCTGGCCGCCTTCCATCACGCAGCGGCCGTCGATCCAACTGGCGATGCAGTCGTCGCCACGGCCGGCAAGGATCAGGTTCTTCAGCGGGTCGAACAGCGGGCCCAGGTGCAGGCCGTCGAGGTTGAAGACGGTGATATCCGCCTTGGCGCCAGGGGCGAGGCGGCCGAGGTCGTCGCGGCCCAGGGCCTTGGCGCCGCCGAGGGTGGCGGCGTTGTACAGGTCGAGGGCGCTGGTGTCGGCGCTACCGCCTTCCTTGATGCGGGCGATGTTCAGGCCCTGGCGCATGTTGTCCAGCAGGTCTGCCGGCCAGGTGTCGGTGCCCAGGGCGAAGTTGATGCCCCGGGCGCGATAGCGGCTGAAGGAGTCCAGTGCTTCGCCATCGCGGGCGAACACCACCGGGCAGTGGACCAGGCTGGTGCCGCTGTCTGCGAGGCGCGCGAGGTCATCGTCGCCTTCGATGTAGATGCCATGGGGCAGCACGGTGCGTGGGCCGAGCAGGTCCAGCTGCTCCAACCAGGCCAGCGGGGCCTTGCCCCGCAGCGTCTTCACCCGTGCCACTTCGCCTGTCCCCTGGCAGCAATGCAGGCGCACCGGGGCGGCCAGTTCGCGGCTGAGGGCATTAGTGCGTTGCAGCAGTGCCGGGGTGCAGGTCTGGATGCGGTCGGGCAGCAGCGCGCCGCGAATCAGTCCGTCGTGGGCACCGTCGAAGTCGCGGAAGAAGCGTTCGGCGGCGTCCAGCCCGGCCAGGCCGCGGGGCTCGTCCCAGTGTTCGGCGAGGCTGCCGTCTGCCTGCAAGTACTGCATGCCGCTCATGTAGCAGGGTCCGAGGTAGGTGCGCAGGCCCAGCTCGGCGGCAACGTCCGCAACCTCCGCGAATTCGTCGTAGGTTTCCGCCCACTCGCGGTAGTACATGGAGGTGATCGGCATGGCGGTGGTGATGCCGTTGCGGATCAGTTGGGTGAAGGCGTAGCGGTACTTGAAGACTTCTTCCTCGAAGCTGTAGCTCTCCCGTGGGCCTCGGACGAGGTACTCCGCCGACCACATCCGGCCCATGCCGCGCTCATCGCCGTTGTCCAGGCAGAGCACGGTGGAATCGAGGTCGCCGAGAGCGTCCAGGTCGATGAAGCCGGGGCCGAGCAGGGCATTGCCGTAGTCGATCCACTGGTCCACCGGGCCAGGAAATCCCCGGCCGACGAACAGGATGCGCGAGCCTTCGATCACCACTTCGCCATCGCGCCAGAGCACATGGCGCTGGCCGTCGAAGCCCACCACGCAGCTCGCTTTCAGGCCGACGCGCGGTGCGCTCACAGGCGGCTCTCCAGCGGGCGGCCCTGGGCGGCGATCAGTTTTCCGGCGCGATAGACCTGGCGCTGCGGCCGTGCCACCACGGCTTCGCCGAGGCTTTGCGCGTCCATCAGCAGGAAGTCTGCGCTGCTGCCTATGACCAGGCCGTGTTCCGCCAGACCGAGGGCTCTGGCGCCGTTCTGGCTGGCGGCGTCGAAGGCGGCGGCCAGTTCCTCGTCCTTGGCGAGGTCGAAGCGGAAGGCCAGGAGCATCGCGCGCTCCAGCATGTCGCCGTTGCCCATGGGCGACCAGGCGTCGCGAATGCCATCGGAGCCCAGGCAAAGGTTCACGCCCGCTTGGCTCAGGGCGAGGAAGGGCGGCACGGCGCAGTCGGCTGGAGCCGAGCTCATCAGCGAGATATCCAGTGCGGCCAGGCGCTCGGCCAGTGGTTTGACCTGGCTCCAGGGCGCCATCCCCAGGCAGTAGGCGTGGCTGATCATCACCCGGCCCTGGCGGTTGAACCGCTCGGTGTAGTCGGCGACGCGGGCGATCTGCCAGAGGCCCAGTTCGCCCTTGTCGTGTAGGTGAATGTCCACGCCGCGGTCGAACTCGGCGGCCAGGCCGAAGACGATGTCCAGCTGGGCGATGGGGTCGTTGTCGATGCCGCAGGGGTCGAGGCCGCCCACGTTCTCGACGCCCAGGCCCATGGCTTCGCGCATCAGCTCGGCGGTGCCCGGGCGGCTGACCAGGCCGGTCTGCGGGAACACCACCAACTCGAGGTCGATCAGGTCGCGATAGTGCTCGCGCAGGGCCTGCATGGCCTCGACGTGGCGCAGGCCGAATTCGGGGTCGATGTCCACATGACAGCGCATGGTCAGCGAGCCACGGGCGATGCAGTTTTCCAGCAGCGCGCCGGCGCGCTCGGCGATGGGCGCGGTGACTTCGCGCAGCACGCGGCGCTCGTTGGCGATGTAGTCCTTCAGCGTCGGGCCGGCGCTGTTGGGGCGCCAGGGCTGGCCCCAGAGGGTCTTGTCCAGGTGAATGTGGCTTTCCACCAGGGCGCAGGTCATCAGCTGGCCGGCGCCGTCGATATCAGAGGCGGCCAGCGGTGCATCGCTCGCCGGGCGGCGCTCGGCGAATCGGCCGTTCTGGATGAGGAAGTCTTCGGCCGCGCCGCCGAAGGGGCGGACATTGCGCAGCCAATAGGTGTCGGTCATGGGGACCTCGTGGGCAGATTGCAAAGGTTGGGGGACCGCTGCGCGGTCCTTCGCGAATGAATTCGCTCCCACAGGTGGGTTCAGTTCGTAGGATGGGTCGGGCGGCGTTCCGCGAGCGAAGCGAAACCCATGCTGCCGTGCACGGATCGATGGGTTTCGCTTCGCTCTACCTCATCCTACAAAAGCGATGTCAGCCCTTGAGCTTGGACCAGATGCGGTCTTGCAGCTCGCGGGCCTGGTTGCTGCATTCCTTCTCGGGGCGCAGGCGCTCGGCGTACTCGTCCGGCATGTTGATGGCGTCCATCACCTTCCACTTCTTGTCCAGCAGCGCATCGCTGTCGATGCCGTTGGCGTAGGCGATGGCGTTGGACACAGCGGCGGCGTTCTCGGGCTTCATCATCCAGTCGATGAAGACCTTGGCGTTGCCCGGGTGCGGCGCGCTTTTCGGCACGGCGAAGTTGTCCTGGAACATGGCCACGCCTTCGCGCGGGTAGACGTACTTGATGCTGCTCTTTTGCAGCGTGGCGCGGGCGGTGGAGCCGTTCCAGTTCTGCATCATGATGACCTCGCCCGAAGCCATGCGGTCCACGGTGTTGTCAGAGCTGTACATCTTCAGGAAGGGCTTCTGCTTCTGCAGCAGTTCGAGGATGCGCTTGGCGTCCTGCGGGTTTTCGCTGCATTCGTCCACACCCAGGTAGTGGCTGGCGGCGTTGATCACGCTGCTCGGCGTATCCAGCGCAGCGAGCTGGCCCTGCAGTTCGGGACGCGGTTCGAAGAATTCCTTCCAGGAGTCGTCCAGCTTGCCGCCCGTCACCCGCGCGCTGTCATAGGAGAAGCCCGTGGTGCCCCAGAGGTAGGGCGCCGAGTACTTGCGGCCGGGGTCGAAGTCGGGGTTGCGGAAGGCCGGTTTCACGTGGGCGAAGTTCGGCAGGCTCGGCGTGTCGATTTCCTGCAGGTAGCCCTGTTCGATCAGGGTGCGCATGATCGAGTGCGACGGCACGATCACGTCGTAGGCCGCGCCGCCGGCCTGCAGCTTGGCCAGCAGGGTCTCGTTGCTGTCGTAGCCGTCCATGGTGACCTTGATGCCGGTTTCCTTCTCGAACTTGGCGAGCAGTTCCACCGGGTAGTAGTCGGTCCAGTTGTAGAAGAACAGTTCCTTGGGCTCGTCCGCCTGGGCAAAGGCGGCGGCGAAACAGCTCAGGGTCAGACCGGCTACCCCATGACGCAATGCTTTCAACTTCATTGTTTTTCTCCGGGTTGAAGAACAGGTTGGGCAGAGGTGGAACAGGTTTCAGGCGGCGGGTTTGCCTCGCTGGCCGAGCCAGTAGGAGAGCACCACCAGGACGATGGAGATCAGCAGCATCAGGGTCGAGATGGCGTTGATCTCCGGCGTTACCCCGGCCTTGATGGCCGAGAAGATGTAGACCGGCAGCGTGGTCGAGCCGGGGCCGGCGACGAAGAAGGTCATGATGAAGTCGTCGAGGCTGACCACGAACGCCAGCACCGCGCCGGACAGCACGGCCGGGAACAGCAGCGGCAGGGTCACCCGGCGGAAGGTGTGGAAGGGGTTGGCGTAGAGGTCGTTGGCCGCTTCCAGCAGGCTTTTGTCCAGGTCGTTCAGGCGTGCGCGGATCGGCAGGTAGGCGAACGGGATGCAGAAGCCGATGTGGGCGATGATCACCGTCAGCAGGCCAAGCTTGATGCCAAGCGCCATGAACAGCAGCAGAGTGGCCACGGCTGTGACGATCTCCGGCAGGATCAGCGGCAGGTTGATGCCGCCTTCCACCATCTTCTGGCCATAGAACGGTTTGTAGGTGGCCAGTGCCGCCAGCAGGGCGATGGCGGTGGCGCAGACGGTGGCGATGCCGGCGACGATCACTGAGTTCAACGCTGCCGCCTGGATCGACGGGTTGGCGAGGATGCGCCCGTACCAGGCGAAGGAGAACTCGGTCCACACGGTGGCCGTGCGGTTGGCGTTGAAGCTGTAGGCGATCAGCACCAGGATCGGCAGGTACAGGTAGGCCAGTACCAGCAGGCTGGTTTCGCGGGTCAGCGGCAGTTTCTTCAGGTGAGAGGCGATCATCAGCGGGCTCCCTGGCGGACGGCCTTGGCGGCTTTCTTGGCGTAGAGGGCGTAGAGCACCAGGGCCAGCAGCATCAGCCCGAGCAGGAGGAAGGACAGCGAGCTGCCCAGCGGCCAGTTGCGCGCGGTGCCGAACTGCTGCTGGATCAGGTTGCCGATCATCAGAGTCTTGCCGCCGCCGAGGATGGCGGGGGTGATGAAGGCGCCGAGGCTCGGCACGAACACCAGCAGCGAGCCGGCGACAACGCCCGGCATGGACAGCGGCAGGATCACCCGGCGCAAGGCCTTCCAGCGGTTGGCGCCGAGGTCATAGGCGGCTTCCACCAGGCGCCAGTCGAGCTTCTCCAGGGTGGAGTAGATCGGCAGGATCATGAACGGCAGGAAGCTGTAGACCAGTCCGACCACCACTGCGAAATCGTTGTACAGCAGGGTGATGCCGTCGGCCTGCGGGAACAGCGCATTGAGGCTCTGGGCCAGCCAGCCGTGCTCGCGCAGGATGATCAGCCACGCGTAATTGCGGATCAGCAGGTTGGTCCAGAACGGGATGGTGATCAGCAGCACCATGATGTTGCGCGAACGCTCGCTGAGGCTGGTCATCCACAGGGCTACCGGGAAACCGACGAGGAAGCACAGCAGCGTCGTGCCACCGGCCTGCAGCACCGAGCGCAGCAGGGCCTGGGCGTAGACCCAGTTCAGTTCGAGGTTGCCGTCGAAATCTTCCTGGAAGAACAGCTGGATGTAGCTCTGCCACTGCCAGTCGGCGCTCCAGTCCACGCCACCGTAGAGGTTGCGCGGCAGCAGGCTGATGTAGCCCATGATGCCCAGCGGAATGGCGATCAGGCAGAGCAGGGTGAGCAGCACCGGCGACAGCAATAACAGCCGGTTGAGGCTGGGGGAGGTGGCGCTGACGCTCATCTCAGGCCTCCATCAGCAGGCAGGCATGCGGCGGCAGGTGCACCGCCACGGTCGAGCCCACGGCACGGGCGCTGGTGGCGCCTTCGTTGCTTTCCCGCAGCATCACCTTGGCGTCGTTCGCCAGGCGGCATTGGTAGAGGGTGGCGTTACCAACGTAGAGCACGGCTTCGATCACCCCGCGCAGGTGGTACGGTTGCGACGCGTCTACCAGCTTCGAACGCTCCGGGCGGAAGGCCAGTTGTACCTTGCCGGCGTCCAGCCCGGCCGAAGGCGCGCAGGGGATTTCCACCGGCAGGCCTTCGGGTTGGAACAGGCTGCCGTTCTGCGCGCAGCGCTTGAGATTGCCGGGGAGGAAGTTGATGTCGCCGATGAAATGGGCGACGAAACGGTGCTGCGGGCGTTCGTAGATATCGTTGGGGGTGCCGATCTGCAGGATTTTTCCGGCGGACATCACCGCGATGCGGTCGGAGAGGGTCAGCGCCTCTTCCTGGTCGTGGGTGACGAAGATGAAGGTGATGCCGGCTTCCTGCTGGACGCGCTTGAGCTCCACCTGCATCTCCTTGCGCAGCTTGAGGTCCAGTGCGGAGAGGGGTTCGTCCAGCAGCAGCACGTCCGGGCGCGGCGCCAGTGCGCGGGCCAGGGCCACGCGCTGTTGCTGGCCGCCGGACAGTTCGGCGGGGCGGCGGCGGGCCAGGTGTTCCATCTGCACCAGGGCCAGCATTTCCTTGACCCGCGCGGGAATGGCGCTGCGCTCCAGCCCCTGCATCTCCAGGCCGAAGGCGATATTCTCGGCCACGCTCATATGCGGGAAGAGCGCGTAGTTCTGGAACACGGTGTTGACCCGGCGCTTATAGGGCGGCAACTGGTCCACGCGCTGCCCGCCGATCTCGATGGAGCCTGAGCTGACCTGCTCGAAGCCTGCAATGGAGCGCAGCAGGGTGGTCTTGCCGCAGCCCGACGGGCCGAGGAGGGTGAAGAATTCGTTGTGGCGGATGCTGACCGAAACGTCGTCGAGCGCCGGTGCCACCTCGGGGTCATCGGTGTAGCGCTTGCTGACGCGTTGCACCTCGATGGAGGATGTGTGCTTCATAGTGGTGCATTCCTCTTGTTTTTGTATGCAAAAATTGAATGCAATCTAGAAATACTCGGATTATGCTGACAACGCAACCGGGTTTTTCTCCCTGCTCGCTTCCCGCAGGCCCCGGGTTGCGAACGCACTTACGGAGTCACGAATGGAAGACAAGAAGCTGGAAACCACGGTCGACCGCGTCTACCAGGGGGTTTACCAGGCCATCAGCAACCGCTCGCTGCGGCCCGGCATGAAACTGGGCGAAGCGTCCCTGGCGGAGCTGTTCAATGTGAGCCGCACCTCGGTGCGCGCGGCGCTGAAGCAACTGGAGGCCGATGGCCTGGTTTCTTCCGAACCGAACAAGGGTTGTTGGGTGTCGCTACCCAGCGATGAGGAAATCCGCTCGCTGTTCGAGACCCGCCGACTGGTCGAGATCGGCATCGTCACCGAGCTTTGCCGGCGGCGGGACAGCGCGGCCATGCAGGACCTTCGCGAGCACCTGCTGCTGGAGGAGGCGGCGCGCCGCGAGCACGACCACCAGCGGCTGATCCACCTGCTCGGCGAGTTCCACATCAAGCTGGCCGAGGCGCTGAACAACCCGGTGTTGCTGGACTGGTTCCGCAAGCTGATTTCCCGCGCCTCGCTCTATGTCGCCGCGCTGGACGACGAGCGTCATGACGCCTGTCGCGATGACGAACACCTGCGCCTGATCGAGTTCATCGAGGCCGGCAACCAGAACGCCGCCATCGAATTGACCTGCTTCCACCTGGCGGCCATCGAAACCGCCATCGTCGCGTCGGCTGGCAAGCTCAAGGCCCACTACAACCCGCTGAAACACCTGATCGAGACCTGACCTCGGCCATGAAAATCCAGCTGATCAACCCGAACACGAGCGTCGCCATGACCACCGGCCTGGCCGAAGCCGCCAGCCACCTGCTGCGCCCCGGCAACCAGTTGCTGGCAGTGACCAACGGAGCCGGCCCGGCCTCCATCGAAGGCCACTACGACGAGGCGCTCTGCGTGCCCGGGCTGCTTCAGGCTATTCGCGATGGCGAGCGGCACGGCGCTGAAGGGCATGTGATTGCTTGCTTCGGCGACCCGGGCCTGCTGGCCGCGCGGGAAATCGCCCGCTATCCGGTGATCGGCATCGCCGAGGCGGCCATGCACCTGGCCACCTGGGTGGCCACCGGCTTCAGCATCGTCACCACCCTGGGGCGTACCAAGGTCATCGCCCGCCACCTGGTGGAACGTTATGGCTTCCACCCGCATTGCCGGGGCATACACGCCGTGGAAATCCCGGTGCTGGCGCTGGATCAGGACCCGGCCGGGTTGTTCCGCCTGATGCGTACGGCTTGCCTGGACGCGCTGGAGCGCGACGAATCCGGCGCCATCGTCCTCGGCTGCGCCGGCATGAGCCACCTGGCGCAGGGGTTACAGGATGAAATCGGCGTGCCGGTGATCGATGGCGTCAGTGCTGCGTTGAAGATGGTGGAGCTGCTGGGTGAACTGCGCCTCTCCACCAGCAAGCGCGGCGACCTCGACTTCCCCCTGCCCAAGCCCTATGCGGGCTTTCTGCGAGGCTTCGCGGTCGGCGTCTGAGCGGACTTGCAGGGGGGGCGGACCGTACGAGGTGTGGAATCCCAGCCACACCCGAGGGCATGACAGTGGGAGACGCTACAAACGAGCCTTGTAGGCCAGCAATGGCGAGCCGCAGTAGGAGTTCTCGGAAGAAGGGTGGCGCCGATGCGCGCCGCAGTGAAGTTCTGCATCAGTCCGGGGGCATCAACTTGTCGAGGGTGTACGGCTCGCCTATGGTGACTTGGGGTCGGCGTAGGGCTAATTACTGCTGGCGATGGTTGAGCCGCGCACGGGAAAAATCCCAGGGTACTGAGTGGTGCGTTGCTCGCCCTCCCGGTAAAGCCGGGTGTTGCTTTTTAAAGGCTTGACCTGAGTCGATTTTCAAGAAACCAGGCTCCCGATACCTCAGGGTCAATGTGGGGCGCGCACACCGCCCACGACCGGGGCGATGACATCCTCGCCCACGCATTGCCCAGGGAGCAGGAGGGGGCACAACCTCGCGCATCACGCGTCAAGGAGCACCGTATGAGTAAGTACAAAGTTGGTTACTTGGTCGGCAGTCTCTCGAGCACCTCGATCAATCGTTTGCTGTCGAAGGCGCTGATTCGCGTGGCGCCGACGGAGCTGGAACTGGTCGAGATCCCGATCAAGGACCTGCCGCTTTACAGCCAGGATCACGATGCCGACTTTCCTCCGGTCGCGCGCGCCTTCAAACAGGCCATCGCCGATGTTGATGCCATTCTCTTCGTGACGCCGGAATTCAATCGCTCGATTCCAGGTGGTCTGAAGAACGCGATCGATTGGGCAAGCCGTCCCTGGGGCCAGAACTCCTTCGCCCGCAAGCCTTCAGGTGTGATTGGTACGTCCCCCGGCTCGATCGGCACCGCAGTGGCTCAGAGCCAGCTGCGCGGCGTGCTGTGCTTCTGCAACGCGCCCCTGATGAATACGGTAGAGGCCTACATCCAGTTCAAGCCCGGTCTCATCACGGAGGATGGGCAGATTACCGACGAGTCGACAGCCGATTTTCTGCGCAACTACATGAACGAGCTGCATGCCTTCATCGTGCGAGTATTGACCGTGCTGCCGCGCGTCACCTGATATCTCGAACCGATATTGCCCCGGGATCGATCGCGACCGCGAGCGAGAGCATTGAGCCGAGCCCTCAGAACCCGGTGGACGTCCGGGTTCTGAGGGCAAGCGGAACGCCTGCTCAGGCTCCGCCTCGATCATCGCCGGGGCCATCATCGGCGCCGCGGCCTACGCCGTGCGCTTCGCCCACGTCATGACCGGCCCCGTCGTCCGCACTGTGACCAACACCGTGCGGTCCGCCGACATCGTGGCCAGGACCATCATCCGCGCCGTGTCCTACGCCATGCGGTCCACCGGCCTCATGATTGGCGCCATGGTCGTCGCCACGCCCACTGTTAGCGCTGCCCGGACCACTGTTACTCCCGCGGCCGCTGCCATCACCACTGTGGCCTGATCCACTATGCCCACCGCCGCCATCCCC comes from the Pseudomonas sp. TCU-HL1 genome and includes:
- a CDS encoding flavin reductase family protein, which codes for MLSFDFAQLSPREKYKILIGSVVPRPIALVTTVDGEGRANAAPFSFFNALSADPPILALGVENHADLSPKDTTRNILLNQEFTVNIVSDALVEAMNVCAVPFEPGFDELLAAGLTALPGSRVGCPYIAEAPVALECRRMMGLSIGQSREIILGEVLMVHVRDELIDPKTLYIDQLGLDAIGRMGGHGYARTREYFDLPTRSLQAWREEPGAGERVWP
- a CDS encoding amidohydrolase family protein, with translation MSAPRVGLKASCVVGFDGQRHVLWRDGEVVIEGSRILFVGRGFPGPVDQWIDYGNALLGPGFIDLDALGDLDSTVLCLDNGDERGMGRMWSAEYLVRGPRESYSFEEEVFKYRYAFTQLIRNGITTAMPITSMYYREWAETYDEFAEVADVAAELGLRTYLGPCYMSGMQYLQADGSLAEHWDEPRGLAGLDAAERFFRDFDGAHDGLIRGALLPDRIQTCTPALLQRTNALSRELAAPVRLHCCQGTGEVARVKTLRGKAPLAWLEQLDLLGPRTVLPHGIYIEGDDDLARLADSGTSLVHCPVVFARDGEALDSFSRYRARGINFALGTDTWPADLLDNMRQGLNIARIKEGGSADTSALDLYNAATLGGAKALGRDDLGRLAPGAKADITVFNLDGLHLGPLFDPLKNLILAGRGDDCIASWIDGRCVMEGGQVNGVDYRDLQHQAQRQFHKLMQSHADRAFGQPDWRGLFQPAIPFADAWSVERPLCTLASQPDQ
- a CDS encoding amidohydrolase family protein, encoding MTDTYWLRNVRPFGGAAEDFLIQNGRFAERRPASDAPLAASDIDGAGQLMTCALVESHIHLDKTLWGQPWRPNSAGPTLKDYIANERRVLREVTAPIAERAGALLENCIARGSLTMRCHVDIDPEFGLRHVEAMQALREHYRDLIDLELVVFPQTGLVSRPGTAELMREAMGLGVENVGGLDPCGIDNDPIAQLDIVFGLAAEFDRGVDIHLHDKGELGLWQIARVADYTERFNRQGRVMISHAYCLGMAPWSQVKPLAERLAALDISLMSSAPADCAVPPFLALSQAGVNLCLGSDGIRDAWSPMGNGDMLERAMLLAFRFDLAKDEELAAAFDAASQNGARALGLAEHGLVIGSSADFLLMDAQSLGEAVVARPQRQVYRAGKLIAAQGRPLESRL
- a CDS encoding extracellular solute-binding protein; translated protein: MKLKALRHGVAGLTLSCFAAAFAQADEPKELFFYNWTDYYPVELLAKFEKETGIKVTMDGYDSNETLLAKLQAGGAAYDVIVPSHSIMRTLIEQGYLQEIDTPSLPNFAHVKPAFRNPDFDPGRKYSAPYLWGTTGFSYDSARVTGGKLDDSWKEFFEPRPELQGQLAALDTPSSVINAASHYLGVDECSENPQDAKRILELLQKQKPFLKMYSSDNTVDRMASGEVIMMQNWNGSTARATLQKSSIKYVYPREGVAMFQDNFAVPKSAPHPGNAKVFIDWMMKPENAAAVSNAIAYANGIDSDALLDKKWKVMDAINMPDEYAERLRPEKECSNQARELQDRIWSKLKG
- a CDS encoding ABC transporter permease, with protein sequence MIASHLKKLPLTRETSLLVLAYLYLPILVLIAYSFNANRTATVWTEFSFAWYGRILANPSIQAAALNSVIVAGIATVCATAIALLAALATYKPFYGQKMVEGGINLPLILPEIVTAVATLLLFMALGIKLGLLTVIIAHIGFCIPFAYLPIRARLNDLDKSLLEAANDLYANPFHTFRRVTLPLLFPAVLSGAVLAFVVSLDDFIMTFFVAGPGSTTLPVYIFSAIKAGVTPEINAISTLMLLISIVLVVLSYWLGQRGKPAA
- a CDS encoding ABC transporter permease; this encodes MSVSATSPSLNRLLLLSPVLLTLLCLIAIPLGIMGYISLLPRNLYGGVDWSADWQWQSYIQLFFQEDFDGNLELNWVYAQALLRSVLQAGGTTLLCFLVGFPVALWMTSLSERSRNIMVLLITIPFWTNLLIRNYAWLIILREHGWLAQSLNALFPQADGITLLYNDFAVVVGLVYSFLPFMILPIYSTLEKLDWRLVEAAYDLGANRWKALRRVILPLSMPGVVAGSLLVFVPSLGAFITPAILGGGKTLMIGNLIQQQFGTARNWPLGSSLSFLLLGLMLLALVLYALYAKKAAKAVRQGAR
- a CDS encoding ABC transporter ATP-binding protein, which gives rise to MKHTSSIEVQRVSKRYTDDPEVAPALDDVSVSIRHNEFFTLLGPSGCGKTTLLRSIAGFEQVSSGSIEIGGQRVDQLPPYKRRVNTVFQNYALFPHMSVAENIAFGLEMQGLERSAIPARVKEMLALVQMEHLARRRPAELSGGQQQRVALARALAPRPDVLLLDEPLSALDLKLRKEMQVELKRVQQEAGITFIFVTHDQEEALTLSDRIAVMSAGKILQIGTPNDIYERPQHRFVAHFIGDINFLPGNLKRCAQNGSLFQPEGLPVEIPCAPSAGLDAGKVQLAFRPERSKLVDASQPYHLRGVIEAVLYVGNATLYQCRLANDAKVMLRESNEGATSARAVGSTVAVHLPPHACLLMEA
- a CDS encoding GntR family transcriptional regulator translates to MEDKKLETTVDRVYQGVYQAISNRSLRPGMKLGEASLAELFNVSRTSVRAALKQLEADGLVSSEPNKGCWVSLPSDEEIRSLFETRRLVEIGIVTELCRRRDSAAMQDLREHLLLEEAARREHDHQRLIHLLGEFHIKLAEALNNPVLLDWFRKLISRASLYVAALDDERHDACRDDEHLRLIEFIEAGNQNAAIELTCFHLAAIETAIVASAGKLKAHYNPLKHLIET
- a CDS encoding aspartate/glutamate racemase family protein, whose product is MKIQLINPNTSVAMTTGLAEAASHLLRPGNQLLAVTNGAGPASIEGHYDEALCVPGLLQAIRDGERHGAEGHVIACFGDPGLLAAREIARYPVIGIAEAAMHLATWVATGFSIVTTLGRTKVIARHLVERYGFHPHCRGIHAVEIPVLALDQDPAGLFRLMRTACLDALERDESGAIVLGCAGMSHLAQGLQDEIGVPVIDGVSAALKMVELLGELRLSTSKRGDLDFPLPKPYAGFLRGFAVGV
- a CDS encoding NADPH-dependent FMN reductase, yielding MSKYKVGYLVGSLSSTSINRLLSKALIRVAPTELELVEIPIKDLPLYSQDHDADFPPVARAFKQAIADVDAILFVTPEFNRSIPGGLKNAIDWASRPWGQNSFARKPSGVIGTSPGSIGTAVAQSQLRGVLCFCNAPLMNTVEAYIQFKPGLITEDGQITDESTADFLRNYMNELHAFIVRVLTVLPRVT